One stretch of Plodia interpunctella isolate USDA-ARS_2022_Savannah chromosome 10, ilPloInte3.2, whole genome shotgun sequence DNA includes these proteins:
- the LOC128673177 gene encoding lipase member H-like isoform X2 gives MGPGSMKPVVISKSRLRFIKFYVYGAKTPQMTQRREYNYNMVHLLAEDPTIDWNKRILLYAPGYMDNIHSFPMGRIVKMVYKKLGYNVIVVDVLKFTTQEWPIAVRLMLAVGDLAGEMLAKLHALQPKFDPKKMEMLGLSLGGQSMSYIAKGFYKRTGIKVSRITAMDPSGPCFKNRGPEGRVDEGDADFVDIIFTNMDTMGMAAPAGHVNIYVNGGEYQPGHFYWMLCGPFCSHGRSYEIWISSLVNSDAFLAIKCDSVQDARDKKCFDRKPMETIKVGPKTDRNARGIYYLSTTNFYPYALGENGLKREADYVWNKLANMNADEVLTL, from the exons ATGG GTCCTGGTTCAATGAAACCTGTAGTAATTTCTAAAAGTAGACTAAGATTCATCAAGTTTTACGTTTACGGAGCAAAAACACCACAGATGACTCAGAGAAGAGAGTACAATTACAATATGGTCCATCTGTTAGCAGAGGATCCGACAATTGATTGGAATAAACGCATATTACTGTATGCACCTGGCTATATGGACAATATTCACAGTTTTCCTATGGGAAGAATCGTCAAAATGGTGTACAAGAAGTTGGGATACAATGTGATTGTTGTCGATGTATTGAAGTTCACCACACAGGAATGGCCTAT TGCGGTTCGGTTAATGTTAGCAGTCGGCGATCTTGCAGGGGAAATGCTGGCCAAACTCCATGCTCTCCAACCCAAGTTCGACCCTAAGAAAATGGAAATGTTGGGTCTCAGCCTTGGAGGACAATCCATGAGCTACATTGCAAAAGGCTTTTATAAACGTACAG GCATTAAAGTATCGAGAATAACTGCAATGGATCCTTCTGGACCTTGCTTCAAAAACCGAGGACCTGAAGGAAGGGTTGATGAGGGTGACGCTGACTTCGTTGATATAATATTCACTAATATGGATACAATGGGAATGGCTGCTCCAGCCGGACATGTTAACATCTACGTCAACGGCGGAGAATACCAACCAGGACACTTTTACTGGATGCTCTGCGGTCCGTTCTGCAGTCACGGTCGCagctatgaaatttggataTCATCTTTAGTAAATTCCGATGCATTCCTTGCCATTAAATGCGACTCTGTGCAAGATGCCAGAGACAAAAAGTGCTTTGATAGAAAACCTATGGAAACAATAAAAGTTGGACCTAAAACAGATAGAAATGCAAGAGgaatttattacttatctaCAACTAACTTTTATCCGTATGCGTTAGGGGAAAATGGCTTGAAAAGAGAGGCAGATTATGTATGGAATAAACTGGCAAACATGAATGCAGATGAAGTATTAACATTGtga
- the LOC128673177 gene encoding lipase member H-like isoform X1, which translates to MFLYLFYFCAPIVLASSANSFSFNRTVEGYPVSLLTDDCPGSMKPVVISKSRLRFIKFYVYGAKTPQMTQRREYNYNMVHLLAEDPTIDWNKRILLYAPGYMDNIHSFPMGRIVKMVYKKLGYNVIVVDVLKFTTQEWPIAVRLMLAVGDLAGEMLAKLHALQPKFDPKKMEMLGLSLGGQSMSYIAKGFYKRTGIKVSRITAMDPSGPCFKNRGPEGRVDEGDADFVDIIFTNMDTMGMAAPAGHVNIYVNGGEYQPGHFYWMLCGPFCSHGRSYEIWISSLVNSDAFLAIKCDSVQDARDKKCFDRKPMETIKVGPKTDRNARGIYYLSTTNFYPYALGENGLKREADYVWNKLANMNADEVLTL; encoded by the exons atgttcttatatttgttttatttttgtgccCCAATAGTTTTAGCCAGCAGTGCCAAttctttttcctttaataGGACTGTGGAGGGATATCCTGTATCATTGTTGACGGATGATT GTCCTGGTTCAATGAAACCTGTAGTAATTTCTAAAAGTAGACTAAGATTCATCAAGTTTTACGTTTACGGAGCAAAAACACCACAGATGACTCAGAGAAGAGAGTACAATTACAATATGGTCCATCTGTTAGCAGAGGATCCGACAATTGATTGGAATAAACGCATATTACTGTATGCACCTGGCTATATGGACAATATTCACAGTTTTCCTATGGGAAGAATCGTCAAAATGGTGTACAAGAAGTTGGGATACAATGTGATTGTTGTCGATGTATTGAAGTTCACCACACAGGAATGGCCTAT TGCGGTTCGGTTAATGTTAGCAGTCGGCGATCTTGCAGGGGAAATGCTGGCCAAACTCCATGCTCTCCAACCCAAGTTCGACCCTAAGAAAATGGAAATGTTGGGTCTCAGCCTTGGAGGACAATCCATGAGCTACATTGCAAAAGGCTTTTATAAACGTACAG GCATTAAAGTATCGAGAATAACTGCAATGGATCCTTCTGGACCTTGCTTCAAAAACCGAGGACCTGAAGGAAGGGTTGATGAGGGTGACGCTGACTTCGTTGATATAATATTCACTAATATGGATACAATGGGAATGGCTGCTCCAGCCGGACATGTTAACATCTACGTCAACGGCGGAGAATACCAACCAGGACACTTTTACTGGATGCTCTGCGGTCCGTTCTGCAGTCACGGTCGCagctatgaaatttggataTCATCTTTAGTAAATTCCGATGCATTCCTTGCCATTAAATGCGACTCTGTGCAAGATGCCAGAGACAAAAAGTGCTTTGATAGAAAACCTATGGAAACAATAAAAGTTGGACCTAAAACAGATAGAAATGCAAGAGgaatttattacttatctaCAACTAACTTTTATCCGTATGCGTTAGGGGAAAATGGCTTGAAAAGAGAGGCAGATTATGTATGGAATAAACTGGCAAACATGAATGCAGATGAAGTATTAACATTGtga